The sequence below is a genomic window from Vigna radiata var. radiata cultivar VC1973A unplaced genomic scaffold, Vradiata_ver6 scaffold_7, whole genome shotgun sequence.
tcaggttcgttttctcacttttgcaacattttaaattagttttactccgaTTGCATCACtctttgatgcattatctttcatttgaaccgattaaaatgtgttttcattgggttttggtgcagttaTTCTCGTGTCCTTGGGCGGCATTCTTTGGCagcgatttcttgcgttttgtagtctccaattccctccactacgtttttaaaaccatccaataaaaaaaaacatacaatacattctcttcaactaaaatataaagttgtaaactcgaatcaccatCAGTCAGGAACAACCTCAGAGACGTCTGACCTGTATGGATCAGACGTATATATAGACGTCTACgtccgacatctatatagacgtctgacctatataggtCTGACGTCTATAGAGATGTCTGACCTAAAGGGTCCGACGTTTCATTAACGACACtcgtatagacgtcggacaaagatcagacgttaaaagcccaaaataacaaacGTCTAAAGTCTTTTCTGCACTAATGATTTGTAGAATTGTTGAAtgtttagataaaaataagactttatttaatatcaaaataaatatttttaataattgtatcCCTTCGTATTAAATTACCTATTCTTATGTTAAGCATTTAATTTTATCCTTGTGatggtataattttttatattaaatactaaattaGTATGACATGTGAAACTGATAGCTACCCGACTCGTttaggtaaaatatattttaattataatgatcaaattttccaaatcaatTATACTTGTTGAATAAACattgaaaagcaaaagaaataacattGTTAGTAGTGTAAGTTATAGATAGATGGATGCTAAGTAATTGTGGaaactattttaaaacatgttttaatcAGAACGGTGAGATTTTATGGAAGGTATAGAATGCAGAGTGCTATTTTGTTTACAAGAGcttataatcaataaaattaaaattttattgtgaataatataAATCCGAGcttttataattaaacaaagttatttatattaaaattcttaattttaaatattcatatttgtgaaatacatattaaaatattgtttttattgataaCAAGTTCGCGTAAATCATACTCAATGTTACTAAAGACTAAACTAAAAGAGGATTATAAAATGacattcaataaattattaattgcaTTAAAAGCtgttatatttcataaatgaatatttaactaaaatcaaCCTGTACTATATACGTTTTAAacctcctttttctctttcaaaggTTATTACTTGTAGAGTCATCAAATTATACCATTTAGCTTCCATAAAACActataaataatagataaatttataaaaattgagagttttatcaatttaatagtTGATTATAACTTCATGAGGATTGTTTAagtcaaaattgaaaaatgatataaacatatttaagtgATCCATTTCttagtatatataaaaatatatagtataacatcatacataaaataattttgaattgatataaaattgtttattttttttttaaatgactaaAAAGAAGTGGTCATTATGGTGAGTGGAGAGAGTATTACATACGAGTAATGATACCatgatacatttttacattcatttaacacagagtataagattaaaatggtcataaaaatgtaaaattttgtattttttttaagattaaagaaagtaaaaagtagaaaagaatagtattaaatgaatataaaaaatttaggtgtgtcaaataatatttttcattatattatatgtagATAGAGAGATAGATgggagtgagaaaaagaaatttgttgtttattatgTAAAGCAAACCAAAGGAGATAGTGTATCTAGCAATGACCGTAAAAGATGATGATTTTGCTAATAGAGGGGTGAAGGAGATGCATCCATTGCATCCACATGGGGTCACCTAGTCAACAAAAGTTACCATAATAAAGCCAAATTTCGAAAGCATATCAGATTTGTCAAGACCTGAAACGGACAAAGTGTTTAATTggatagttaaatatatttattagcatttatttttaactttttctttattgttgcCTATTGAATTCATTCAACATGTCAACCCATTTGAgcatatataatttgtataatgTGATTTTCTCAAATCTCCCTGATTCTGGCTTTTCATGCAAAGGGGTCTTCTCTCAACACATTCATTGGTTTCTTTTTCACAGCACTTGATAAACGTGAGATCAACTTTCAAAAGATTAAGTTAGGCCTAAAGGCCATTTGCATTTGGAAGGATGAGAGCTTCCAGATTGAGAAATTCTCTGTATCTTTCTCTCTTAGCTTTCTTCATCGTGCTGGTATGCCTCCTTCTATATCACTACCCTACATCACATCAAAGTAGTCTCAGAAAGATGGTTCTGTTCAGGCATTCATCAACTGTAAGCActcatttattgtttttgtatgAAGCCATAGAATAACCTAAAAAACATGATATGGTTATCTCTTTCGTCCTTAGGGATTCTTATTACACGTTCcgttgtttgatatatttgatgttttaggCCTTGTTCATCTGAGTAGATTTGAAGAAGTgtaattgagagaatttgatgataaatatttttgttgtttatagatttggagataaacgagagtgaatttagaagtaaagttttttaatctgtcatataaattaaatcttacactaattctcacaaattttacttctaaatctatttttacttacctccaaatctattcaactaaacaacaacaaaaaaaacttatctttaaattctctcaaattcttattcaagtgaacaagacttAGTCTCTTTGTATTAATTAATTCCAGACTCTTTTGTTTGTGTGCAGATTGAATGATGATACAAAGGTAATTAATTGTGAATGtgtaatataatcaaattttatttataaatataaacatataatgtataaacaatttaattcataggtattttttcaaaacaaaaaattaaatggaaatataaaaatataaacatttaatagatttcattttataaattgataaattgtaaatacatttaacatttgatattaattgaataattgaaaatattattagtaagaatgaaaaattaacaaagtaTTCGATTTGATTGAATTCAGAAACTACGACACATACATGCATTCCTGTTTTTAACAAAGTATTATAACTTTTACTAACATTTCATCTAATTAGgattcaaatttcttttataggtgagtggattttttttacatcataataattttgttcttaCACTATATAGCAGTCAAACTTCTTTAATAATGCATTGATATGCAATTGAATGGACCTGAAAGCAAACACTGACTAgatcatcaaaataattttgaattctgGGTTAATTTGTTTTACTTCTCTATCAGTATGACCCagagaatgaaaaattagagaatACGCTGAGGAGAGCTACGATGCCAGACAGAACTGTTATCCTAACAATGGTGGATGAATCATTGGCAAGTCCTGGATCTCTCCTTGACATTTTACTACAAAGCTTCAAATCAGGTGAAGGGACTCAAAGGTTAGTGAATCACTTAGTAATCATAGCCATGGACCCCCAAGCTTTTCAGTACTGCAGGTCCTTGCACCCCTATTGCATCCACCCTTCCATCTTTCCGCGTCATTTTGCCACAAAAACACAATCCATTATGACAACCTCGGCAGATAAGTTATTCACTTGGACAAGAAAGGATGTCTTGTTTGAAGTGATTCGATTGGGTTACAACATAATTTTCACGGTAAGGCTTTGTGAACAATACTAACAACCTACTCTTTTCTAACATTTTGTGAGACTCGCATAATTTCTCGAGTCTCAAaaaatttcaacacaaataaaagAGTTAGAAATCTTCAAGTTTGATGTAAAAAGTTATGGATGAATGGCTATTAGTTTacttgaattgattgtgacttTAATTTTGCAGGATCCAGATGTGCTGTGGCTTAGAAGTCCATTGATAAACTTAAATCCAATTGATGAACTCACAATTTCATGTAATGTGTTAAGTGATGGAGAAAGTGGAAGTTACCTGTATGATGAGGGAATATTCTTCTTGAAAGCAAATACCATTTCCTTCGAATTTTTCAACTATTGGAAATTGACCAAGATTCTTTATCCAAACGATCCCGTAGAAGAGTCCTTGTGTACAACAATAAAAGCAAGGCAAGATGTAGctgactcgtatggctttcggATTCATTTTGTAAATACAAGCTCTTTTGGTGGGTTTTGTCAGCTAAAAAAGGATATGTTCAAGGAGGTTTATACCATTCAAGCTAACTGTTGTGACGATCTAAAAAGCAAAGTTCATGACCTGAGGATTGTTCTAGATGATTGGATCCGCTTCAGAAAACGTGCATCAGGGGACAATGCTTTGGATAAAATGGCTTTGAGGTGGCCGCAGAAGTGCTTCAGAAGAAATCATACTTAGAATCATATACAGTTCTCAATTGTTTTAGAAGGAACTATTGTGAAAGCTTTCCCTCATCcaaatttttaagtttagttGAACTGATATGTTATCACTTAGTCTAGCTTTAATGTCCATGTCTTTGGAGCATCATAACAGGTTTTTTTCTGcttctattttggaaaagctctaaacataaaatcaactaataaaataaaacagctTAAATATAGGACAATTGTGGTTTTGACAAAAAAGTAGTTCAAAGAATTAAAGAAGTTAATAAAATGAACTACTTTTAAGAATTTCAGAAAGGCTAAGCTAGATACTACTTTAGTGAAAAGCTAAACATCTCCTTTAGCACTTTGTAGTTGTTGAACCGAAGAAGGGAAAATATTACACTTGGAACATTTACCCCAGATATATAGACCATTTTCTTTGGCATTTCAGTGAAATAGAAGTGATTAAATCTCTCTCCCTTTTATCTAATCCTGGAAGTCTTGACTTGAGGTTATTTCAGAAATAGTGATCCTATTTTTCCCCATTTTTCTTCCGTTAAGATAAAAATACGCCAAACTTCATACAATTGATCCTAACATTGAATAAAACAAGTTGCCTATTTTCCAAGAAAAAAAGCATTATTCTCTCTAAAAACACAGCCATATTTTGGCACTGCCTACATTGTGTCTTCATGCCTAAGTTTTTCAGTTCAATCTTGAAAATGACACTCACTTAAATATTTCTGAATATGCTTTTGGTGTATATTCATTTCTCATAAGCCTTAAAATTTATAGAACTAACATTAGACATATTGACCTATCTACACTCATTTGCATAGTGGCCATGCTTGCCACATTTATAGCATTCTACTCCATAATTAATAGACCGACCTCTTGCTTTTCCACTACCTCTCCAGTTTCATTTCCCGGCTTGTTCATCTCCGTCTTCAGGATCACCTTGACCATGACCTCCTCGTCCACGACCTCTTGCTCCAGGACCACCTCGACCTCGAGTGTTCTGAGCACTTCCCTTCAAGTCAAGCTTTGCATGAAGTACCTAATCAAGTGGCTCAAACAATGTTCTCCTCCGCTGCTTGTGTGCCTCCAAAGATCAAACAAGCCCTCCAACCGAGAGGAGGGTCAAGTCCTTGGACTCCTCAATTGCACACACAATATTCTCCACAATATGGCTGGCAGACAACTCCTCTACATTTCTTCACAGTTGATTCGTTACAGCCTCCACTCAAGATATATACTCGGTTACTCGTTCTCTACTCTCCAATCTCAGACTCTCAAACTCACCTTTGAGAGTTTGAAGTCTAACTTGCTTTACACCATTATCACCTTTGTAAACTTTCTCAAGAATCTGTCACGTTTCTTTTGAAGATTTAGCATTCACTATTTTCTCAAAGCCAAACTCATCAATAACTCGATACAATATGTACAAGGCTGATTGATCCTTCACCCATGATTTTCTTAATGCGGCAAGTTGGGCCACTATCTACTCTACATCTTCCGCAGACTCTTCGTAGTCATTCGCTACAACATTCCAACGTCTTGGGATCCAAGAAGGGCTCTCATCTGCACACTCCAACTGTCAAAGTTGACTTTCTTTCTCACTATCTCTTTCTCACTCAGACACTCAAGCTCTCTCAACTCCAATGTCAATTTGTTAGAAAATGACACCTACTTAAATATTTCTGAATATACTTCTGGTGTATATTCATTTCTCAAGCCTTACAATTTATAGGACTAACATTAGGTCTTTCATCTGCGGATCATAATGCTCtcaattattacaaataatacaCTATAATGACCATAAAACATAACAGAGTAACTTCGTGTCTCTTCCTCTCCCAATGCAATAAACACTACactcttaataattatttgataactcctaaatttaagtttattcctACAATTTACTCTTGTTCCAATGAGGTTAAGGATTTCAATAACCTCGTTAGAGGAAAAAACTCTAGTCTGCAATATCTTAAATACATATCCAGCTCAAAATGATGGAAAACCAAGCATGATAAAGAGCATTGCTTAAGGCAGAGAAATTAACTACTATAAAAAACATCATTGTCAGTAATTCGAATGACATGCATATACTCCAAAgtcaaaactaaagaaaacttTGGCTTTTCTAACTTGTCCAATCTCTCTCATTTTGAAGATGCTATAGTAGGAAATTCAAGACGAAGAAAATTTTAGTGTCCAGTGAATAGAAAATTTCTTTTGGCACACATTTTCCACGCATTGAACTTTTACATATTCTTCCTATCTGATAAGTAACTTTTGCCTCGCTGGTAAAACTGAACATCATAAAGGGACTCTAGATTGATGCAAGAAGGGAGAATAAAACAGACTGCTGCCAGATTTCAGAAAATCAATgccaaaacaaaatttgatgCACAAATGAATAAATAGCATAACTTAATATGAAATGTGAATTGAACATTACACTAACTGTGTccaaggaattgatttgacttaACAGAACTCATGCGTAAAAAGCCTTTCACAATAAAATGTGAAGAATCGTACAGAATGTAAGTGGATCATGTTGTTGAAATATATGGAGCGTCTACTTCTGGAAGATCCCAGTTATCATCATCCTCTACCTT
It includes:
- the LOC106753869 gene encoding uncharacterized protein At4g15970, with the translated sequence MRASRLRNSLYLSLLAFFIVLVCLLLYHYPTSHQSSLRKMVLFRHSSTYDPENEKLENTLRRATMPDRTVILTMVDESLASPGSLLDILLQSFKSGEGTQRLVNHLVIIAMDPQAFQYCRSLHPYCIHPSIFPRHFATKTQSIMTTSADKLFTWTRKDVLFEVIRLGYNIIFTDPDVLWLRSPLINLNPIDELTISCNVLSDGESGSYLYDEGIFFLKANTISFEFFNYWKLTKILYPNDPVEESLCTTIKARQDVADSYGFRIHFVNTSSFGGFCQLKKDMFKEVYTIQANCCDDLKSKVHDLRIVLDDWIRFRKRASGDNALDKMALRWPQKCFRRNHT